The Cylindrospermum stagnale PCC 7417 genome segment TCGACATCTGCCGCTTTGGGGTGTGCAGTTCCACCCAGAATCTATCTGTACAGAATATGGACGCAAACTTTTAGAGAACTTCCGTGAAATTACTAGGCGATTTGCTGCCAAAAAAATCAGACCAGAAACAAGAACACAATGGAAAGGATCTGGGGAAGTTTCGACTACTAGCTATTTACCTCCAGAGGAAAGCCAGGAGTTTGAAGTTTACAGTCAAAAGCTGGATATTTATCTTGATGCAGAACAGGTGTTTTGCCATCTTTTTGGGGAAGAAGCAAACACCTTTTGGCTTGACAGTAGCTTAGTAGAACCTGGTCTTTCTCGCTTCTCTTTTATGGGAGGGAGTAAGGGGCCAAACAGCTTACTGGTTGAGTATCATAACTCAAATAAAGAAATAACTGTTACTCAATCAGGCAAGGTAACACGCTGCACAGGGAGTATTTTTGAGTATCTTAAACGGGAAATCGAGCGCCGATACTGTCGGTCTGATGAGCTTCCTTTCAATTTTAACTGCGGCTTTGTTGGCTATTTCGGTTATGAGGTGAAGGCAGAGTCAGGCTTTGAGCTAGTGCATCCTCAGTCACTGCCTGATGCTAGTTTTATTTTAGGCGATCGCATAATTGTATTTGACCACCAAGAAAAAACTATCTATTTGGTGTATCTCGCCAAAAAGGGTGAAGCCACACAAGCAGAAGCTTGGTTTAATTCAATAGTGCAACAACTTCACCAACTCCAAGAGCTACCGCCGATTATCCCCCAAGGTAGCGAAACCCCTGTGACCTTTCGTTTAAGTCGTTCTCAGCAGACTTACATCGATGATATTCACAAGTGTCTGCGGGAAATCCATGAAGGGGAAAGTTACCAAATTTGCCTAACGAATAAGCTTTACACAGACACTACTCCTGATCCATTAACGTTTTACCGCACTTTACGCCGAGTTAATCCGGCACCTTACTCAGCATTTCTCCGCTTTGGTGATCTTGCTGTGGCTTGCTCATCTCCAGAACGATTTCTGCAAATTGATCGCCAAGGTTGGGTAGAAACTAAGCCAATTAAGGGTACTCTCCGGCGTGGACAGACTGTAGAAGAAGATTTTCTGCTGCGTGAAAGTTTGCTGAATAGTGAAAAAGACCGGGCTGAAAACTTGATGATTGTGGATTTGTTGCGTAATGATCTTGGACTCGTTTGTGAAGTTGGTAGCATCCATGTGCCGAAATTGATGGCTGTGGAAACTTATGCGACTGTGCATCAATTGGTGTCTACAGTTCGTGGTCGTTTGCGATCGCCGACCGTACTGCGCTCCGCGCCATCACATCTGGGAGCAACTGACTGTATTTACGTGGCCTTTCCTGGCGGTTCGATGACCGGTGCCCCCAAAATCAGAACGATGCAGATTATTCATAGGCTTGAGCAAGAAGCACGGGGAATTTACTCAGGGGCGATTGGTTTTTTGGGCTTTAATGGTACAGCAGACTTAAATATAGTCATCCGTACCGCCCTACTTACTCCCGATAAAACTTCTATTGGCATTGGGGGTGGGATTGTGGCTTTATCCGATCCTCAGGCAGAATTTGAAGAAACGATGCTCAAAGCAAAGGCTTTAATTGAGGCGATGCTCCTCACTGTCTACGGAGAATATGAGCCAAGTCAGTATCGCATTCTGATTGATGATGCAGTATCTGCTGACAGATTTGAAAAAGTATAAGCTTAAATGGCAACACCTCCCACCCAGTTAAAGACTGCGATGATTCGGCTCATAAGTGAGTTTTTTTACCTGCTCCATTACAATTTAAGATAACGGTGTTATGTCAATTGGCAATGTTTATTTTGGTTCGTGGCTGCTATTTTCTGGAAAATTGTAATGATGATCTAGGTTATAGCCGATTCAATCAGGCAAGGACGCCATTTTTGGTCAGTTAATTGAGAACCAAACTTTAGTTTATGGCGAGATTGCCAATAGTGTTTATCTAAGAGCCGCCTACCGTATGTGATTTTCCCAGTACTAATGTCTAACTGCCGAATGTTAACCCGTCAACTGCTTTATACTACTATGACTCGCGTTCAGCCGACTCATTGCCCCCCCCTGGACAGATGACGACTATCGGTACTATCGCACTACAACTGTATGAGGACAAATATGGATATCGTCCGTCGAAACAACTCGAACAAGTAGGCAAGTTTCGGTTTAAGACTGATCACTATGAGAGCGCGGCGGTTGAGTTGATTGACTCTGCGATTGATTTGGTGATGAGAAAGGGGTCATAGTCGGAGGATCTTAAAGTGCCTGGATTTACAGAATCTCAGAACTTGTGGCGAGGAGTCGGCGATCGCGCAGTGGAGAGGAGTGGGCATTTTTTTTGTGTCTTGTGCCTAATCAATAAAATTAAGAGTTTATACTTAAATGTTAATGATTATCATTACTATTAACAAGCGATTTTGAAGTCCGCGAATGCTTTTTTAGATATAGCTGCTGTATAAAATATCTATCTTTAGACATACTTTGTTAAAAATTCCTTGTTACCCAGTACACTTCGCGTGGTGGATTGACTTAAATCTATTTATGTATGTTATGATTTGTATTGTTCTAATGTTATGTTTTGTATTGTGCTTTTAAGTTACCTGCTAGTAAATTATTTGCTGGTTTAAGCTAAAATAGCTTAATTTAGAGCTAAAAAGCCAATTAAAGCAAATTTAGAAATTTTTCAACACACAACCATTCCTTAATAAAGTTAAACTTTTGTTACTATTAACTCAGATATATTTAAGTTCTGAGTTTTCAGGAGCTACTGAGGTAAGTATGTTGAATACTGAGGAGTCAGTTGACTAAACAAAAGAGGAATTTTACTGACATTCTGAGTAGAGTGCAGTGAGTCATCTTCGTTTTTAGCCATTTGCTCATTTGAGACTAATGCTAAAAAACAGCGATCTGAGGATTAATCACAAATTTAACCTCAAATTTCAGCCTGGAGATAGACAATATGAGTTGTTTACTAAGGTAGTTTACTCAAGTGGGGGTTTTGGTTTCTTCAAACGGTTGGAAAGTTGCTAGAAACAAACAAAATGGAGTTAATTAAAGTTCAGGTAAACCAACTTAAAGTCCACTGTAATTCTGAGCCAAAGACAATGTAGAGAGTTTAGCGATCTAAGGTTTGATAGTAATGCTAAAAAACAGCGAATTAAGGGTTAATTATGGTTCCAATCTCAAATTAAAGCTTGGAAATAAACGATACGAGCATTTTTCCAAGAGAGAAGCTTTACAAAATCTAACAATCGCAAAGCCACTAAAGTTGAATATAGTGGAATAAATCCGAATTAAAATGAATTTTCCTCTCATTAAAGTCAACAATCCCGAAAATCGAGTGCAAGTGTTATGGCAAGATATTGCTAGTGGGACTACTTGACTAGTTTAAAGGTTACCCTGAAAGAAAGGTTAACCCACCTACAGAATTTACTCAAATGAATGGTGTTGTTTAATAACATTGCCAGTCAGCAATAAAAACAAGCTTTTTTTATTGAAAGCTTTTTTACGGTGCCTTTAATCTCAAACGATAAAGCGCATTATTTCTTGATGACATGCATTAGGGTAAATCGGAATTATTACCGAAATCTCACAATTTTTTTAGTTGGAATAAGGACAACAGACATGAATAAAGTTCAAGCATCGTTTGAAGCTACAGAAACTGCCTTTCACGTGCAAGGTTACGAAAAAATCGATTTTAGTCTTGTCTATGTGAACGGTGCATTTGATATCAAAAACAGAGAACTTGCAGAAACCTATGCAAAATTTGGTCGCTGTTTGACTGTGATTGATGCGAATGTATATGAACATTATGGTGAGCAGATCAGGTCATATTTTAAGCACTATGACATTGAACTCACAGTATTTCCCATCATCATTACAGAGCCAGCTAAAAACCTTGCAAGCTTTGAGAAGATTGTTGACGCTTTTTCGGATTTTGGCTTAGTTCGTAAGGAACCAGTCTTAGTCGTCGGTGGTGGTCTAATTACTGATGTGGCTGGGTTTGCTTGCGCTGCTTACCGTCGCAAGAGTAACTACATTCGCGTTCCTACCACGTTGATTGGTTTAATCGATGCAGGCGTAGCGATTAAGGTAGCAGTGAATCATCGCAAGTTGAAAAATCGCTTGGGAGCATATCATGCACCTTTGAAAGTGATCCTCGATTTCTCATTTTTGAAAACCTTGCCAATGGCTCAAGTTCGTAATGGTATGGCAGAGTTGGTGAAAATCGCTGTAGTTGCTAACTCTGAAGTGTTTGAACTGCTATACGAATATGGCGAAGAACTTCTTTCCACTCACTTTGGACACGTGAATGGTACACCAGAACTTAAAGAGATTGCCCATAAACTCAACTACGAGGCTATCAAAACCATGTTGGAGTTAGAGACTCCTAACTTGCATGAAATAGACCTTGATCGCGTCATTGCCTACGGTCACACTTGGAGTCCTACCCTAGAATTAGCTCCTCACATACCCCTCTATCATGGTCATGCGGTCAATATAGATATGGCTTTGTCTGCAACCATTGCCGCACAACGGGGCTATATTCCAACTCAAGAGCGCGATCGCATTCTAGACTTGATGAGTCGGATAGGTTTATCACTCGATCATCCTCTACTAGATGGGGATTTATTGTGGTACGCTACCGAGTCTATAAGCTTGACACGAGATGGCAAACAACGCGCAGCCATGCCTCGTCCTATTGGTGAGTGCTTCTTTGTCAATGATCTGACGCGTGAAGAACTTGATGCTGCCGTAGCTGAACATAAACGTCTTTGTGCTAGATACCCTCGTGGTGGACATGGGATTGACGCCTATATTGAGAGTCAAGAAGCCAAGCTATTGGGGGTGTGAAAATATGACGAGTGTTGTAGGACAAAAAACAGCTAGACCAATAACTCCACACAGCATCTTAGTAGCCCAGCTACAGAAAACCCTCAAATTAGCACAAGAGAGTAAGATTCCCGTAGAGGTATTAGATTCTTTGCGCCAGGGAGTTCAATTAGCGGCGGGTTTAGATCCCTACTTGGATGATTACACCACCCCCGAATCGAGCGCATTAACAGCATTGGCGCAAAAAACTAGCATTGAAGACTGGAGCAAACGCTTCGGTGATGGTGAAACAGTGCGTCAACTAGAGCAGGAGATGCTCTCAGGACATCTTGAAGGACAGACATTGAAAATGTTTGTTCACATGACCAAGGCAAAGCGGATTCTAGAAGTAGGAATGTTCACAGGGTATTCAGCTTTGGCAATGGCAGAAGCATTACCAAGTGATGGGCAACTCATAGGTTGCGAAGTTGATCCCTATGTCGCTCAATTTGCTCAGGCTTGCTTTGGTGAGTCTCCTCACGGCGAGAAAATCGTTGTGGAAGTAGCACCTGCCCTAGAGACACTCCACAAGCTGGCTGCGAGAAAAGAAGTATTTGATCTGATCTTCGTCGATGCGGATAAAAAAGAGTATGTAGAGTACTTCCAGACCATCTTGGATAGTAACTTACTGGCTCCCGACGGGTTAATCTGCGTGGATAATACTTTGTTGCAGGGACAAGTTTACCTACCACCAGAACAACGCACCGCCAACGGTGAAGCGATCGCTCAGTTCAACCGTATTGTTGCCGCCGATCCTCGTGTAGAGCAAGTTCTCTTACCCATCCGAGACGGTATAACCCTGATTAGACGCGTTGTGTAATCGAGAGATGAGGAGATGACAAGAGAAGTCTAAGCCTTGGCTTAGACTTCAAAAAAATAATTTTTCGCTTGCTTCCTCATCTCCCCTCAAGCGATTTTTTGGCCACCGCAGTTGTTACATAAAATACAATAATACTTAGGAATATGAATCATGCCACTACTTCGTATCCTTCATTTAGTTGGGTCTGCATACAATGATTTTTACTGTGAGTTGTCACGCAAATACGCCCAAATCTGTCTGGTAGAGACAGCAAATCCATCGCTCTATGACTTTCTGATTGCATACATCACACCTGATCAGCAGTGGCGATTTCCTTGCTCCCTCAGTCCAGAAGATATTGCTGTCGCCAAACCCATGCCTCTGTTAGAGGCTATACAGTTTATAACAGCGCAAAACATTGACCTTATGTTGCCACAAATGTTTTGTATCCCTGGAGTGACTCACTACCGCGCACTATTCGACCTGCTGAAGATCCCTTACATAGGCAATACTCCGGATGTCATGGCAATAACGGCCCACAAAGCCAGAACCAAAGCAATTGTCGCAGCAGCAGGGGTCAAAGTGCCTTTTGGAGAACTGCTTCGCCAAGGAGACGTGCCGACAATTAAACCTCCCGCAGTCGTCAAACCCGCAACTGCCGACAACTCTTTAGGGGTGTCGTTAGTTAAAGAGGTTACTGACTATGACGTTGCCCTGAAGAAAGCATTTGAACATGCTTCGGAGGTCATCGTAGAAGAATTTATTGAACCAGGTCGAGAAGTCAGATGCGGCATCATTGTCAAAGATGGGGATCTAGTCGCTTTACCCCTTCAAGAGTATCTGGTAGACCCTCACGAGAAACCCATCCGCAGCTATACTGAGAAATTCCCAAAACCGGATGATGGCAACTTGCGTTTAACCGCTAAAGATAATGTCAAGTACTGGATTGTAGATCCTAATGACCCCATCACCCAAAAGGTTCAGCAAGAAGCGAAGAAGTGTCATTTGGCTTTGGGCTGTCGCCATTATAGTTTATTTGACTTCCGCATCGACCCAAAGGGAGAACCTTGGTTCTTAGAAGCCGGGTTGTATTGTATTTTTGCCCACAAAAGTGTGATTACCCATACGGCGAAAGCCGCGGGAATTCCTTTAAATGAGTTATTTATGACGGCGATCAATGAAGCGTTGGTCAAGATCTGATGACCGGCAAATCACCTTTTTCGCTTTCTTCTGACTTGGAATAGCACAAGGTCTTCGCTAGCGATAAGTAATAGAACTCGAATGTACATTGTTGAGTCAAATAAGTATATATCATGTCACAATTACAACTATGAAAGAGCAGATTTTGGCAATATTCCAAAACTTGGGTACTCTTGCATTACTGGCGATCGCATTTCCCTTTAACTGCACCGTCGTACTCGCATCGCTACTGTGGAATTTTTTCAGCCGATCGGATGCTAATCTTGTGGTTTTGAACGAGAATCCTCAAAATATCTTGATCGGTGGTGGCAGGATGACCAAAACCCTTCAGCTTGCGCGTTCATTTCACGCAGCAGGGCATCGAGTCATTTTATTCGATCTCAACCAATACTGGTTCAGTGGTTATCGATTTTCTAACTCTGTGGCTGGCTTTTACACAGTTCCTGACTCGCAAGAAGATTTAGAAGGCTATACTCAAGCCGTGCGTGCGATCGCCAAAAAGGAAAACATAGACTTTTTTGTCCCGGTAGGCATTTTTGCTGCCAGCTACTTTGACTCCGAGCGCAAACCAGTGTTATCAGGCTATTGTGAGAATTTCCACTTCGATGCTGATACGATGAAGATGCTGGATAACAAGTTTACGTTTGCAGAAACTGCCCGCTCACTCTCGCTATCTGTCCCGAAAACCTTCTTAATTACAGATCCCGAACAAGTTCTTAAATTCGACTTTGCCAACGAAAAGCGCAAGTACATTCTCAAAAGTATTATCTATGACTCTGTTTTACGCTTGGATTTGACCAAGTTACCAATGGATTCTCCCGAAAAAATGGCGCTTCATGTTAAAAGTAAGCCAATTAGTCAGGATAAGCCTTGGATATTACAAGAGTTTATTCCCGGAACAGAATACTGTACTCACAGTACAGTGAGAAATGGCGAATTAACGGTACACTGCTGCTGCAAATCATCTGCTTTTCAAGTCAATTACGAAAACGTCGAGTGTCCAGAAATTGAGCAGTGGGTGAGTCATTTTGTCAAAGAATTACAACTGACTGGACAAATTTCTTTTGACTTCATTCAGGCGGAAGATGGGACGATTTATGCGCTCGAGTGCAATGCCCGCACTCACTCTGCAATTACAATGTATTATAACCATCCAGGTTTAGCTGATGCCTATCTTAGTAAAGAGCCTCCATCTGCACCTCTGCAACCCCTGAGTAATAGTAAGCCTACTTATTGGCTTTATCATGAACTTTGGCGACTTAATAAAATTAGATCGTTAAAGCAGTTGCAAAAGTGGTTTACAAATATTTTGCGAGGAAAGGAT includes the following:
- a CDS encoding D-alanine--D-alanine ligase family protein, yielding MPLLRILHLVGSAYNDFYCELSRKYAQICLVETANPSLYDFLIAYITPDQQWRFPCSLSPEDIAVAKPMPLLEAIQFITAQNIDLMLPQMFCIPGVTHYRALFDLLKIPYIGNTPDVMAITAHKARTKAIVAAAGVKVPFGELLRQGDVPTIKPPAVVKPATADNSLGVSLVKEVTDYDVALKKAFEHASEVIVEEFIEPGREVRCGIIVKDGDLVALPLQEYLVDPHEKPIRSYTEKFPKPDDGNLRLTAKDNVKYWIVDPNDPITQKVQQEAKKCHLALGCRHYSLFDFRIDPKGEPWFLEAGLYCIFAHKSVITHTAKAAGIPLNELFMTAINEALVKI
- a CDS encoding O-methyltransferase codes for the protein MTSVVGQKTARPITPHSILVAQLQKTLKLAQESKIPVEVLDSLRQGVQLAAGLDPYLDDYTTPESSALTALAQKTSIEDWSKRFGDGETVRQLEQEMLSGHLEGQTLKMFVHMTKAKRILEVGMFTGYSALAMAEALPSDGQLIGCEVDPYVAQFAQACFGESPHGEKIVVEVAPALETLHKLAARKEVFDLIFVDADKKEYVEYFQTILDSNLLAPDGLICVDNTLLQGQVYLPPEQRTANGEAIAQFNRIVAADPRVEQVLLPIRDGITLIRRVV
- a CDS encoding sedoheptulose 7-phosphate cyclase; this encodes MNKVQASFEATETAFHVQGYEKIDFSLVYVNGAFDIKNRELAETYAKFGRCLTVIDANVYEHYGEQIRSYFKHYDIELTVFPIIITEPAKNLASFEKIVDAFSDFGLVRKEPVLVVGGGLITDVAGFACAAYRRKSNYIRVPTTLIGLIDAGVAIKVAVNHRKLKNRLGAYHAPLKVILDFSFLKTLPMAQVRNGMAELVKIAVVANSEVFELLYEYGEELLSTHFGHVNGTPELKEIAHKLNYEAIKTMLELETPNLHEIDLDRVIAYGHTWSPTLELAPHIPLYHGHAVNIDMALSATIAAQRGYIPTQERDRILDLMSRIGLSLDHPLLDGDLLWYATESISLTRDGKQRAAMPRPIGECFFVNDLTREELDAAVAEHKRLCARYPRGGHGIDAYIESQEAKLLGV
- the pabB gene encoding aminodeoxychorismate synthase component I encodes the protein MRTLIIDNYDSYTFNLYQIIAQVNQELPLVVRNDQVDWNDLTQLEFDNVVISPGPGRPEKAEDFGICQQVIEKIDVPLLGVCLGHQGLGYFYGGTVIHAPEVRHGRLSHIYHNGADLFQGIPNPFSAVRYHSLIVDQDLPSCLEKVAWTEEGIVMGLRHRHLPLWGVQFHPESICTEYGRKLLENFREITRRFAAKKIRPETRTQWKGSGEVSTTSYLPPEESQEFEVYSQKLDIYLDAEQVFCHLFGEEANTFWLDSSLVEPGLSRFSFMGGSKGPNSLLVEYHNSNKEITVTQSGKVTRCTGSIFEYLKREIERRYCRSDELPFNFNCGFVGYFGYEVKAESGFELVHPQSLPDASFILGDRIIVFDHQEKTIYLVYLAKKGEATQAEAWFNSIVQQLHQLQELPPIIPQGSETPVTFRLSRSQQTYIDDIHKCLREIHEGESYQICLTNKLYTDTTPDPLTFYRTLRRVNPAPYSAFLRFGDLAVACSSPERFLQIDRQGWVETKPIKGTLRRGQTVEEDFLLRESLLNSEKDRAENLMIVDLLRNDLGLVCEVGSIHVPKLMAVETYATVHQLVSTVRGRLRSPTVLRSAPSHLGATDCIYVAFPGGSMTGAPKIRTMQIIHRLEQEARGIYSGAIGFLGFNGTADLNIVIRTALLTPDKTSIGIGGGIVALSDPQAEFEETMLKAKALIEAMLLTVYGEYEPSQYRILIDDAVSADRFEKV
- a CDS encoding putative ATP-grasp enzyme → MKEQILAIFQNLGTLALLAIAFPFNCTVVLASLLWNFFSRSDANLVVLNENPQNILIGGGRMTKTLQLARSFHAAGHRVILFDLNQYWFSGYRFSNSVAGFYTVPDSQEDLEGYTQAVRAIAKKENIDFFVPVGIFAASYFDSERKPVLSGYCENFHFDADTMKMLDNKFTFAETARSLSLSVPKTFLITDPEQVLKFDFANEKRKYILKSIIYDSVLRLDLTKLPMDSPEKMALHVKSKPISQDKPWILQEFIPGTEYCTHSTVRNGELTVHCCCKSSAFQVNYENVECPEIEQWVSHFVKELQLTGQISFDFIQAEDGTIYALECNARTHSAITMYYNHPGLADAYLSKEPPSAPLQPLSNSKPTYWLYHELWRLNKIRSLKQLQKWFTNILRGKDAIFEINDPLPFLMVHHWYIPLLLLDSLRSLRTWVRIDFCIGKLIQFGEDIKYKTSISATPE